Proteins encoded together in one bacterium window:
- a CDS encoding winged helix-turn-helix domain-containing protein, which translates to ETIIDRIWGYDAYPSTRTVDNFILGLRKLIEPDPARPRYLLTVHGKGYRLLLEEAD; encoded by the coding sequence GAGACGATCATCGATCGCATCTGGGGCTACGACGCCTACCCGAGCACGCGCACCGTGGACAACTTCATCCTCGGCCTGCGCAAGCTGATCGAGCCCGATCCGGCGAGGCCCCGCTACCTGCTCACCGTGCACGGCAAGGGCTACCGGCTCTTGCTCGAGGAAGCCG